One genomic segment of Burkholderia pyrrocinia includes these proteins:
- a CDS encoding pyridoxal phosphate-dependent aminotransferase: MPDYRSGFRVSPSRIVLVKSSENCGCYGFCASATMAVFRSVDRSMRGKHMQAIQTPSGEWRGRFPYNEIISLLDVNRTFNLAESTSQDLTVGELLDLAGLDTVRNLKLGYSRSAGAAVLRDAIADSCNVPAAQIVTTQGTALGLFLLAYEVCRPGDEAVLATPCFPPSRDCLVGAGATVREVRLSFENGYRLDLAQFNASLSPKTRLVSIASPQNPGGVQASRAGIDALLALMARRCPDAILFIDETYREATYGDAAVAASFAGVDPRIVTGSSVSKALGAPGLRTGWLTVADAALRARLIVAKLNTVISGSVLDEMLAATVLRHREHVLAPRRRLLADALGTLSDWCEGDRARVEWVRPDAGALCCVRLRQDAFDEQAVARFWQVLPDHDVQLASGTWFGESSRVFRLGFGYLPPERLQSALSALSQAMDAAVA, encoded by the coding sequence GTGCCCGATTATCGATCGGGATTCCGTGTCTCGCCAAGCAGAATTGTGTTGGTCAAATCGTCAGAAAATTGTGGCTGTTATGGTTTTTGTGCGAGCGCTACGATGGCGGTGTTTCGATCCGTCGATCGGTCAATGCGAGGCAAGCATATGCAGGCAATACAGACGCCCTCCGGCGAGTGGCGCGGAAGATTTCCGTACAACGAAATCATCTCGCTGCTCGATGTGAACCGGACCTTCAACCTGGCGGAGAGCACGTCGCAAGACCTGACGGTCGGCGAACTGCTGGATCTGGCCGGCCTCGATACGGTCCGCAACCTGAAGCTGGGCTACAGCCGGTCGGCCGGCGCGGCTGTGCTGCGCGACGCGATCGCCGATAGCTGCAACGTGCCGGCTGCGCAGATCGTGACGACGCAAGGTACGGCGCTCGGGCTGTTTCTGCTGGCCTATGAAGTGTGCCGCCCCGGCGACGAAGCCGTACTCGCGACGCCGTGCTTTCCGCCGAGCCGCGACTGTCTGGTCGGTGCCGGTGCAACGGTACGCGAAGTGCGACTGTCGTTCGAGAACGGCTATCGACTGGACCTCGCGCAGTTCAACGCCAGCCTGTCGCCGAAGACCCGGCTCGTCAGTATCGCGTCTCCGCAGAATCCCGGCGGCGTGCAGGCATCGCGCGCCGGGATCGACGCATTGCTCGCGCTGATGGCGCGGCGGTGTCCGGACGCGATACTGTTCATCGACGAGACCTATCGAGAAGCGACCTATGGCGATGCCGCCGTGGCTGCCAGTTTCGCGGGTGTCGATCCACGCATCGTCACGGGCTCGTCGGTGTCGAAGGCGCTGGGCGCGCCCGGTCTGCGGACCGGGTGGCTCACCGTGGCCGACGCGGCGCTTCGGGCGCGCCTGATCGTGGCCAAGCTGAATACCGTGATTTCGGGATCGGTGCTCGACGAGATGCTTGCTGCAACCGTATTGCGCCACCGCGAGCACGTGCTCGCGCCTCGACGCCGGTTGCTTGCGGACGCGCTCGGTACATTGTCGGATTGGTGCGAAGGTGACCGCGCGCGGGTCGAGTGGGTGCGGCCCGACGCCGGCGCGCTATGCTGCGTGCGGCTGCGTCAGGATGCTTTCGACGAGCAGGCCGTAGCCCGCTTCTGGCAGGTATTGCCCGACCACGACGTGCAACTGGCGTCGGGTACCTGGTTTGGCGAAAGCAGCCGCGTGTTCAGGCTGGGCTTCGGCTATCTTCCGCCGGAACGCCTGCAGTCCGCGTTGTCGGCGCTGTCGCAGGCAATGGATGCGGCTGTCGCATGA
- a CDS encoding TenA family transcriptional regulator: MKVPFELTGDLMDLNSYPAWVREMVGATGELRERVRAHPVFADMSGGRLKASQLRTFFVTGWAVVSQFPEYMAMNLLKTAAFRSRGEEKARRYLIRNIRVEQNHVDHWINWAAESGVSAEMLLQGAAPLAGFSLSHWCWKSSNTDTLAASIAATNYAIEGVTGEWSAALCATPYELQFDPAVRRRAMRWLTLHASYDDRHPWEALEIVATLLGQSPSAERVREVEESVRRSLSYFLTSLDCCMHA; this comes from the coding sequence ATGAAGGTTCCGTTCGAGTTGACCGGCGATCTGATGGATCTGAACAGCTATCCGGCCTGGGTGCGCGAGATGGTGGGCGCGACGGGCGAACTGCGCGAGCGCGTGAGGGCGCATCCGGTGTTCGCGGACATGAGCGGCGGCCGGCTGAAGGCGTCGCAACTGAGGACGTTCTTCGTGACCGGCTGGGCGGTCGTGAGCCAGTTTCCGGAATACATGGCGATGAACCTGCTCAAGACGGCGGCATTCCGTTCGCGCGGCGAAGAGAAGGCGCGGCGCTACCTGATCCGCAATATTCGCGTCGAGCAGAATCACGTCGATCACTGGATCAACTGGGCCGCCGAATCGGGTGTGTCCGCCGAGATGCTCTTGCAGGGCGCGGCGCCGCTCGCCGGTTTCTCGCTGAGTCACTGGTGCTGGAAGAGCAGCAATACGGACACGCTTGCCGCGAGCATCGCGGCGACCAACTATGCGATCGAAGGCGTCACGGGCGAATGGAGCGCCGCACTGTGCGCGACGCCGTACGAACTGCAGTTCGATCCGGCGGTGCGCCGTCGCGCGATGCGGTGGCTCACGCTGCATGCGAGTTATGACGACAGGCACCCGTGGGAAGCGCTCGAGATCGTCGCGACGCTGCTCGGGCAGTCGCCTTCGGCCGAACGGGTCAGGGAGGTCGAGGAATCCGTTCGCAGGAGCCTGAGCTATTTCCTGACGAGCCTTGACTGCTGCATGCATGCGTAA
- a CDS encoding PLP-dependent aminotransferase family protein has product METQTSYRYRQLADLIVGMIENGTLAPGMRLPSVRTVSEQRRISVSTALQAYRLLEDRGVLVSRPQSGFYVAAPRGGTLALPTASRSRAKASTVSISGAVAALLEHAANSALVPLGCAVPDTALLQSKRLDFALARAARQHGMRYNVYCAPYGEPALRREIARRAMRFGHPLSADDILVTNGCTEALTLALNTVATRGDTIAVESPTYFGLLHTLEALGLKALELPTDPLRGVDVGMLARRLESESIAACVLSSSFGNPLGSTMTEDDKRALLALLARHRVPLIEDDVYGDIHFGRDRPKPFIALDGGANTIYCSSFSKSLAPGYRIGWIAAGARTQQVMERKLALSLCGPVLLQVALADFLASGAYDAHLRRIRRLFEENLARMTRTIEASFPADTKVSRPAGGFVLWLELPKRFDSRALFDAALEQGICFAPGDIFSAGRRFRHCLRLSAGHVWNERIEDGVRRLGRLAHAQLAR; this is encoded by the coding sequence ATGGAAACGCAGACGTCGTACCGCTACAGGCAACTGGCCGATCTCATCGTCGGCATGATCGAGAACGGCACGCTCGCGCCCGGCATGCGGCTGCCGTCCGTGCGTACTGTCAGCGAACAACGGCGAATCAGCGTATCCACCGCGCTGCAGGCCTATCGCCTGCTCGAAGATCGCGGCGTGCTCGTGTCGCGACCGCAGTCCGGCTTCTATGTCGCGGCCCCACGCGGCGGTACGCTCGCGTTGCCGACAGCGTCGCGCTCGCGCGCGAAAGCATCGACGGTATCGATCAGCGGCGCGGTCGCCGCGTTGCTCGAACACGCCGCCAATTCGGCACTCGTGCCACTCGGGTGCGCAGTGCCCGATACGGCGCTGCTGCAGTCGAAGCGGCTCGACTTCGCCCTCGCCCGCGCGGCACGCCAGCACGGCATGCGCTACAACGTCTATTGCGCGCCTTACGGCGAGCCGGCGCTGCGCCGGGAAATCGCGCGGCGTGCGATGCGCTTCGGGCATCCGCTATCCGCCGACGACATCCTCGTCACGAACGGCTGCACGGAGGCACTGACGCTCGCGCTGAATACCGTCGCGACGCGCGGCGATACGATTGCGGTGGAATCGCCGACCTACTTCGGTCTGCTTCACACACTGGAAGCACTGGGGCTGAAGGCGCTCGAGCTGCCGACCGACCCGCTGCGCGGTGTCGATGTCGGGATGCTCGCGCGGCGGCTCGAATCGGAATCGATCGCGGCCTGCGTGCTGTCGTCGAGCTTCGGCAATCCGCTCGGCTCGACGATGACCGAAGACGACAAACGGGCGCTGCTGGCGCTGCTCGCGCGGCATCGCGTACCGCTGATCGAGGACGACGTCTACGGCGACATCCACTTCGGGCGCGATCGGCCAAAGCCGTTCATCGCACTCGACGGCGGCGCCAATACGATCTACTGCAGTTCGTTCTCGAAGAGCCTCGCGCCCGGATACCGGATCGGCTGGATCGCGGCGGGCGCTCGCACGCAACAGGTGATGGAACGCAAGCTCGCGCTCAGCCTGTGCGGCCCCGTGCTGCTTCAGGTCGCGCTGGCCGACTTCCTCGCGAGCGGCGCATACGATGCGCATTTGCGCCGCATCCGGCGCCTGTTCGAGGAGAACCTCGCGCGGATGACGCGCACGATCGAGGCAAGCTTTCCGGCCGACACGAAAGTGAGCCGGCCCGCCGGCGGTTTCGTGCTCTGGCTCGAGCTGCCGAAGCGATTCGATTCACGCGCGCTGTTCGACGCCGCGCTCGAACAGGGCATCTGCTTCGCGCCGGGCGACATTTTCTCCGCCGGCCGGCGCTTCCGCCACTGCCTGCGCCTGAGTGCAGGGCACGTGTGGAACGAACGCATCGAGGACGGCGTCCGGCGCCTTGGCCGGCTCGCGCACGCGCAACTCGCGCGCTGA
- a CDS encoding transporter substrate-binding domain-containing protein, which produces MKVRIAYIEEPPFYWTADDGAVTGADIELAEAVLRAIGVTEIEYHATLFDELLPGVQAGRWDMNVPIFVTAERAQHVAFSVPVWAIGDGFLVQAGNPKALTSYAAVAARSDARLGCIAAQVQIDSARSAGVRDSQIVVFKDQPDALAALLAGQIDAYASTAIGNRVLAAVNEGVEAVAHERGAGAAAPVGGFSFSKTDDALVQAVNAKLREYLGSTDHRERMAKYGFTRAEIDDVVEGGGAKS; this is translated from the coding sequence ATGAAGGTAAGGATTGCCTACATCGAGGAACCGCCGTTCTACTGGACGGCCGACGACGGCGCCGTGACCGGCGCGGATATCGAGCTGGCCGAGGCGGTGCTGCGTGCGATCGGCGTGACGGAAATCGAATATCACGCGACCTTGTTCGACGAACTGCTGCCGGGTGTGCAGGCCGGGCGCTGGGACATGAACGTGCCGATCTTCGTGACGGCCGAACGCGCGCAGCACGTTGCGTTCAGCGTGCCGGTGTGGGCGATCGGCGACGGATTCCTGGTTCAGGCAGGCAATCCGAAGGCGCTGACGAGCTACGCAGCCGTCGCGGCGCGCAGCGACGCGCGGCTGGGGTGCATTGCCGCACAGGTGCAGATCGACTCGGCCAGGTCGGCAGGCGTGCGCGACAGCCAGATCGTCGTGTTCAAGGATCAACCCGATGCGCTCGCCGCGTTGCTCGCGGGGCAGATCGATGCGTATGCAAGCACCGCGATCGGGAACCGGGTGCTCGCCGCCGTGAACGAGGGCGTGGAGGCCGTCGCACACGAGCGTGGCGCGGGCGCGGCGGCTCCAGTCGGCGGGTTCTCGTTCAGCAAGACCGACGATGCGCTCGTGCAGGCCGTGAATGCGAAACTGCGCGAGTATCTCGGCTCGACCGATCATCGCGAGCGGATGGCGAAGTACGGCTTTACGCGGGCGGAAATCGACGACGTGGTGGAGGGCGGCGGCGCGAAGTCGTAG
- a CDS encoding putative bifunctional diguanylate cyclase/phosphodiesterase yields MENISRFRSQRSSFHVWPWSPALGIVPIVVVIIALAGFVVVSLIIIMSLRVYVGGESNWSKAQKDEIILLSRYGETGDEKLFDEYVAVDRTLRYLSTSREAMIGVPPDHAVARRAMIEAGINPVDAVAAVWFYPILSSFARLNVALQYWEDADRELIELRSVAYELQDAVHAGDTRKSYRLSQRIWDINTRIESLPKHFSDELNAEFRSAVIQLFLSYIAASLLIVILSVRWAGRAQHQQMSMQTELDRSQALAEAALHSVADAIVTIGLTSGIETVNPAAEQLLGSPSERCVGQPINDVLDLVDTSKGMSIELLSSLSNSGDSTFTRDLDLIRVCGTAVAVRASLSRMNNTAGRCVGYVLIMRDMTREHQLIARLTWQASHDALTGLINRTEFERRLGEALVLRTAAILLVLDLDGFKEVNDVCGHAAGDALLREVTTVFQRCLDGCDAFGRLGGDEFGILLAVPRDGASDGGKAERLRASLEDFTFCWDGEHFKLSVSIGMLDLECLPDSVERAMQLADIACYVAKDRGRNRVHVAEPRDMNSGRQAYHMQWSRRVKTALETNTFQLYAQRIVPIQPALAAQQRVEILLRIPDADGKLISPIFLPAAERYGHMTMIDRWVVRTVIRRLAQVDRRSDFECNVNLSAMSITDDRFVEFVMAELSSSGLDPTLLCFEITETSAVRNLEVASRFMHELRDLGCRFALDDFGAGMSSFSYLSKLPIDYLKIDGGLVSGMTMDRVKRGIVCAINDIAHLMQYRTVAEHVEDAATAEMLRSLGVDYCQGYHFSRPAPWQEGGIEHHGGSI; encoded by the coding sequence ATGGAAAACATATCGAGGTTCCGGAGTCAGCGCAGCTCGTTTCATGTATGGCCATGGAGTCCGGCGCTGGGTATCGTGCCGATCGTCGTCGTGATCATCGCGCTGGCTGGGTTCGTGGTCGTGAGCCTGATCATCATCATGTCGCTGCGCGTCTACGTCGGCGGCGAAAGCAATTGGTCGAAAGCGCAGAAGGATGAAATCATTCTCTTGAGCCGCTATGGCGAAACCGGCGACGAAAAGCTGTTCGACGAATACGTGGCGGTCGACCGGACGCTCCGCTACCTGAGCACTTCCCGCGAGGCGATGATCGGCGTGCCGCCCGATCATGCGGTCGCCCGGCGCGCGATGATCGAGGCCGGCATCAACCCGGTCGATGCGGTGGCGGCGGTGTGGTTCTATCCGATCCTGAGCAGCTTCGCACGCCTGAACGTCGCGCTGCAGTACTGGGAAGACGCCGATCGGGAACTGATCGAGTTGCGCAGCGTCGCATACGAACTGCAGGATGCGGTGCACGCGGGCGATACCCGGAAGAGCTACAGGCTCAGCCAGCGGATCTGGGACATCAATACGCGGATCGAGTCGCTGCCGAAGCACTTTTCCGACGAGTTGAACGCGGAATTCCGTTCGGCGGTCATTCAGCTGTTTCTGTCCTACATCGCTGCGTCGCTGCTGATCGTGATCCTGTCCGTCCGATGGGCCGGTCGCGCACAGCACCAGCAGATGTCGATGCAGACCGAGCTCGACAGAAGCCAGGCGCTCGCCGAGGCCGCGCTGCACTCGGTCGCCGACGCGATCGTCACGATCGGCCTGACGAGCGGCATCGAGACGGTCAATCCGGCGGCCGAACAATTGCTGGGTTCCCCGTCGGAGCGTTGCGTCGGCCAGCCGATCAACGACGTGCTGGACCTGGTCGATACGTCGAAGGGCATGTCGATCGAGCTGCTGTCGTCGCTGAGCAACAGCGGCGACAGCACGTTCACGCGCGACCTCGATCTGATCCGCGTGTGCGGTACCGCCGTCGCGGTCAGGGCGTCGCTGTCCAGGATGAACAATACGGCCGGCCGTTGCGTCGGCTACGTGCTGATCATGCGCGACATGACGCGCGAGCATCAGTTGATCGCGCGGCTCACGTGGCAGGCGTCGCACGACGCGTTGACCGGACTGATCAATCGCACGGAGTTCGAGCGGCGTCTCGGCGAAGCGCTCGTGCTGCGCACCGCGGCCATCCTGCTGGTGCTCGACCTGGACGGCTTCAAGGAGGTCAACGACGTCTGCGGCCATGCGGCCGGGGACGCGCTGCTGCGCGAAGTGACGACGGTATTCCAGCGCTGTCTCGACGGCTGCGACGCGTTCGGCCGGCTCGGCGGCGACGAATTCGGCATCCTGCTCGCGGTGCCGCGCGACGGTGCGTCCGACGGCGGCAAGGCGGAGCGGCTGCGCGCCAGCCTGGAGGATTTCACGTTCTGCTGGGACGGCGAGCATTTCAAGTTGAGCGTCAGCATCGGCATGCTGGATCTCGAGTGCCTGCCCGACAGCGTCGAACGGGCGATGCAGCTCGCGGACATCGCGTGTTACGTGGCGAAGGACCGCGGCCGAAACCGCGTCCACGTGGCGGAGCCGCGGGACATGAATTCGGGCCGTCAGGCGTACCACATGCAATGGAGCCGTCGCGTCAAGACGGCACTCGAAACGAATACGTTCCAGCTTTACGCGCAACGCATCGTGCCGATCCAGCCGGCGCTCGCGGCGCAGCAGCGCGTCGAGATCCTGCTGCGGATCCCGGACGCGGACGGAAAACTGATCTCGCCGATATTCCTGCCGGCTGCCGAGCGGTACGGCCACATGACGATGATCGACCGGTGGGTGGTGCGAACCGTCATCCGGCGACTCGCACAGGTCGATCGGCGCAGCGATTTCGAATGCAACGTGAACCTGTCGGCGATGTCGATCACCGACGATCGCTTCGTCGAATTCGTGATGGCCGAGCTGTCGTCGTCGGGGCTCGACCCGACGCTGCTGTGTTTCGAGATCACGGAAACGAGCGCGGTGCGCAATCTGGAGGTGGCGTCGCGCTTCATGCACGAGCTGCGCGACCTCGGCTGCCGCTTCGCGCTCGACGATTTCGGCGCCGGCATGTCGTCGTTTTCCTATCTGAGCAAGCTGCCGATCGATTACCTGAAGATCGACGGCGGCCTCGTGTCGGGCATGACGATGGACCGCGTGAAGCGCGGCATCGTGTGCGCGATCAACGACATCGCGCATCTGATGCAGTACCGGACCGTTGCGGAGCACGTCGAGGATGCGGCGACCGCGGAGATGCTCCGCTCGCTGGGCGTCGACTACTGCCAGGGGTATCACTTCAGCCGTCCCGCGCCGTGGCAGGAAGGGGGCATTGAACATCATGGAGGCAGCATATGA
- a CDS encoding response regulator transcription factor — MTIQVLVVEPDPGMRDMIRAFFHGCQLRTSALHDVSMLLAGVAAEPPSLIVLRIGDPGISAYTALRELRGAGHDMPVIVLSDSAAVVDKVIALEAGADDYLVDPFDLMELVARVRRAARRYRSSGAGAAGAAGQPERREPYRFDEIEVDFVNRRATRAETDLGLRASEFALLELFVSHPMQVLSRAAILSLLGQNAEGRSERGLDVLVFRLRSLIEHAVGDYHYIRTVRGRGYIFVPSWALADDNAHDGA, encoded by the coding sequence ATGACTATCCAGGTTCTCGTCGTTGAGCCCGACCCGGGCATGCGCGACATGATTCGCGCGTTTTTTCACGGATGCCAGCTCCGGACGTCCGCGCTGCACGACGTGTCGATGCTGCTGGCGGGCGTCGCCGCGGAGCCGCCGTCGCTGATCGTGCTGCGGATCGGCGATCCGGGCATCTCCGCGTACACCGCGCTCAGGGAACTGCGCGGGGCCGGTCATGACATGCCGGTGATCGTGCTCAGCGATTCGGCGGCGGTCGTCGACAAGGTCATCGCGCTCGAGGCCGGCGCGGACGACTACCTGGTCGACCCGTTCGACCTGATGGAACTCGTCGCGCGCGTACGTCGCGCGGCGCGGCGCTATCGGTCGAGCGGGGCCGGTGCGGCAGGTGCGGCCGGTCAGCCGGAGAGACGCGAACCGTACCGGTTCGACGAGATCGAGGTGGATTTCGTGAACCGGCGGGCGACGCGCGCGGAAACCGATCTCGGCTTGCGCGCAAGCGAATTCGCGCTGCTCGAGCTGTTCGTGTCCCATCCGATGCAGGTGCTTTCCCGCGCGGCGATCCTGTCGCTGCTGGGGCAGAATGCGGAGGGCCGCTCCGAGCGCGGGCTGGACGTGCTGGTATTCCGGCTGCGCAGCCTGATCGAGCATGCGGTCGGCGACTACCATTACATCCGGACCGTGCGCGGCAGAGGATACATATTCGTGCCCTCGTGGGCGCTGGCGGACGACAACGCGCACGACGGCGCCTGA
- a CDS encoding Crp/Fnr family transcriptional regulator: protein MTHQAQNVIGFPYALDANYFLSALDGVDRSALAPYLQLHHIETGQVLCDVGTDLEAVYFPVTTAVSLQYLSTAKMTLGVAEIGREGVICADVVGGSSAMPRRVLVYRGGFAYRLDAARFADACDNSPAVRRQVFMRVQMVLAQIAQTVFCSRHHGMQHQLCRWLLIAQERSRSIEIPVTHGMLGQILGVRRETVTDTTQALHKLGLIHQHRGSIVLTDLANLERAACSCHRLIRDEMRRILDAGVNSSAASQHRLLTV from the coding sequence GTGACACATCAGGCACAGAACGTCATCGGGTTTCCGTATGCGCTCGATGCCAATTATTTCCTGTCTGCGCTGGACGGAGTCGATCGTTCGGCACTGGCGCCTTATTTGCAACTCCACCACATCGAGACCGGCCAGGTGCTGTGCGACGTCGGCACGGATCTGGAAGCGGTTTATTTTCCGGTGACGACGGCCGTGTCCCTTCAGTATCTGTCGACCGCGAAGATGACGCTCGGCGTGGCGGAGATCGGGCGCGAGGGCGTGATTTGCGCCGACGTCGTCGGCGGCAGCAGTGCCATGCCGCGCCGGGTCCTGGTCTATCGCGGCGGATTCGCGTACCGGCTCGACGCGGCCCGCTTCGCCGACGCGTGCGACAACTCGCCGGCCGTGCGGCGACAGGTCTTCATGCGCGTGCAGATGGTGCTCGCGCAGATCGCGCAGACCGTGTTTTGCAGCCGTCATCACGGCATGCAGCATCAGCTCTGCCGATGGCTGCTGATCGCGCAGGAGCGCTCGCGGAGCATCGAGATCCCGGTGACGCACGGGATGCTCGGGCAGATCCTCGGCGTGAGGCGCGAGACCGTGACCGATACCACTCAGGCGCTTCACAAGCTCGGCCTGATTCATCAGCATCGCGGCTCGATCGTCCTGACCGATCTCGCGAATCTCGAGCGGGCCGCCTGCAGTTGCCACCGGCTTATCCGGGACGAGATGCGGCGCATCCTGGACGCCGGGGTCAATTCGAGCGCGGCGTCGCAACACCGGTTGCTGACGGTCTAG